One Carassius carassius chromosome 28, fCarCar2.1, whole genome shotgun sequence genomic window carries:
- the paf1 gene encoding RNA polymerase II-associated factor 1 homolog, with protein sequence MAPTIQTQAQREDGHRSSAHRSVPERSGVVCRVKYGNSLPDIPFDPKFITYPFDQHRFVQYKATSLEKQHKHELLTEPDLGVTIDLINPDTYRIDPSILLDPADEKLLEEEIQAPSSSKRSQQHAKVVPWMRKTEYISTEFNRYGVSNEKVEVKIGVSVKQQFTEEEIYKDRDSQIAAIEKTFEDAQKSIAQHYSKPRVMPVEVMPVFPDFKMWINPCAQVIFDSDPAPKDVSAPAGVDMMSQAMIRGMMDEEGNQFVAYFLPNEDTMRKRKRDVEEDLDYMPDELYDYKIAREYNWNVKNKASKGYEENYFFIFRDGDGVYYNELETRVRLSKRRAKVGAQSSTNAVLVCKHRDMNEKELEAQEARKAQLENHEPEDEEEELDLMKDLQDSGEEREKPSDSDNSESESEREEEERPADEDEEEDEEEVKRRERKSSGSESGEDRQARDEEEIFGSDDDSEDEEGERARSNSSSVQHSGSERASDSSDDSQ encoded by the exons ATGGCTCCTACGATACAGACCCAGGCGCAGCGCGAGGACGGACACCG GAGTTCAGCTCACAGAAGCGTCCCAGAGag GTCAGGCGTCGTGTGTAGAGTGAAGTATGGAAACAGTCTTCCGGATATCCCCTTCGATCCCAAGTTCATCACGTATCCGTTTGACCAGCACAG GTTTGTGCAGTATAAAGCCACATCACTGGAGAAGCAGCACAAGCACGAGCTGCTCACCGAACCTGATCTGGGCGTCACCATCGACCTCATCAACCCTGACACGTACCGCATCGACCCCAGCA TTCTGCTGGAtcctgctgatgagaagctgCTGGAGGAGGAGATTCAGGCTCCGTCGAGCTCAAAGAG gtccCAGCAGCACGCGAAGGTGGTGCCGTGGATGAGGAAGACGGAGTACATCTCCACCGAGTTCAACAGATACGGCGTCTCCAACGAGAAGGTGGAAGTCAA gatcgGTGTGTCCGTGAAGCAGCAGTTCACAGAGGAGGAGATCTACAAAGACAGAGACAGTCAGATCGCAGCCATCGAGAAGACGTTTGAAGACGCACAGAAATCT ATTGCCCAGCATTACAGCAAACCCAGAGTCATGCCGGTGGAGGTTATGCCCGTCTTCCCAGACTTCaag atgtGGATTAATCCGTGTGCTCAAGTCATCTTTGACTCTGATCCGGCACCTAAAGATGTTTCTGCACCAGCGGGGGTGGACATGATGTCACAGGCcatgatcag gggtATGATGGACGAGGAGGGGAATCAGTTTGTGGCGTACTTCCTGCCTAACGAGGACACGATGCGCAAACGCAAGAGAGACGTGGAGGAGGATCTGGACTACATGCCTGATGAACT gtatgATTATAAGATCGCTCGCGAGTACAACTGGAACGTGAAGAACAAGGCCAGTAAAGGATACGAGGAGAACTACTTCTTCATCTTCAGAGACGGAGACGGAGTTTATTATAATGAGCTGGAGACCAG ggtgcGTCTGAGCAAGCGGCGAGCGAAGGTCGGCGCTCAGTCGTCTACGAACGCTGTGCTGGTGTGTAAACACAGAGACATGAACGAGAAGGAGCTGGAGGCTCAG GAGGCTCGCAAGGCTCAGCTGGAGAATCACGAGCCTGAGGATGAAGAAGAGGAGCTGGACCTGATGAAAGACCTGCAGGACtccg GTGAGGAGCGTGAGAAACCCAGCGACTCTGATAACTCTGAGAGCGAGTCTGAGCGTGAGGAAGAGGAGCGTCCTGCTGATGAAGACGAGGAGGAGGACGAGGAGGAGGTCAAGCGGCGCGAGAGGAAGAGCAGCGGCAGCGAGAGCGGAGAGGACCGGCAGGCGCGGGACGAGGAGGAGATCTTCGGCagtgatgatgatagtgaggatgAGGAGGGTGAGCGAGCGAGGAGTAACAGCAGCAGTGTTCAGCACAGCGGCAGCGAGAGAGCGTCCGACTCCAGCGACGACAGCCAATGA